The Kitasatospora sp. NBC_00374 genome has a segment encoding these proteins:
- a CDS encoding pyridoxamine 5'-phosphate oxidase family protein: protein MGKTYERIGDRLRTFIESQPVFFTATAPLAGDGHVNLSPKGRSGTLVVLDELTLAYLDFGGSTAETIAHLRENGRITLMWCAFEGPPTVLRVHGRGEPVFRDDPRFSGLLRHFPPEADGAGLRAIVLVRAERVSDSCGFAVPFMDYRSDRELHAQYFGRKSDEEFGGYCEGKQYVGTSLDGLPALPLPLPPRPA from the coding sequence ATGGGAAAGACGTACGAACGGATCGGCGACCGGCTGCGGACGTTCATCGAGAGCCAGCCCGTCTTCTTCACCGCCACCGCACCGCTCGCCGGCGACGGGCACGTCAACCTCTCCCCCAAGGGCCGGTCCGGCACCCTGGTGGTGCTCGACGAACTGACCCTGGCCTACCTGGACTTCGGCGGCAGTACCGCCGAGACCATCGCCCACCTGCGGGAGAACGGCCGGATCACCCTGATGTGGTGCGCCTTCGAGGGGCCGCCGACGGTCCTTCGGGTGCACGGGCGCGGGGAGCCGGTGTTCCGGGACGACCCGCGCTTCAGCGGACTGCTGCGGCACTTCCCGCCCGAGGCGGACGGCGCGGGCCTGCGCGCGATCGTGCTGGTCCGGGCCGAGCGGGTGAGCGACTCCTGCGGGTTCGCCGTGCCGTTCATGGACTACCGCTCCGACCGCGAGCTGCACGCACAGTACTTCGGCCGCAAGAGCGACGAGGAGTTCGGCGGCTACTGCGAGGGCAAGCAGTACGTCGGCACCAGCCTCGACGGACTGCCCGCCCTCCCGCTGCCGCTGCCGCCCCGGCCGGCCTGA
- a CDS encoding NUDIX domain-containing protein, giving the protein MEMRIVVGGALIHRGRVLAARRSAPPAVAGFWEFPGGKAEPGESQEQALERELLEELGVRARALRQLPGSWPVRAGLELRIWAAELVSGEPQPLEDHSELRWLGPAELDDVEWLEHDREVLPYVAELLVEPAEQTPDHGRRSRWANR; this is encoded by the coding sequence ATGGAGATGCGGATCGTGGTCGGCGGGGCCCTCATCCACCGGGGCCGGGTACTGGCGGCGCGGCGCAGCGCCCCGCCCGCGGTGGCGGGCTTCTGGGAGTTCCCGGGCGGCAAGGCCGAGCCCGGCGAGAGCCAGGAGCAGGCGCTGGAGCGCGAACTCCTGGAGGAGCTGGGCGTGCGGGCCAGGGCACTGCGGCAGCTGCCGGGAAGCTGGCCGGTCCGGGCCGGTCTGGAGCTGCGGATCTGGGCGGCCGAACTCGTCTCCGGTGAGCCGCAGCCGCTGGAGGACCACTCCGAGCTGCGCTGGCTCGGCCCGGCCGAGCTGGACGACGTCGAGTGGCTGGAGCACGACCGGGAGGTCCTGCCGTACGTCGCGGAGCTGCTCGTCGAGCCCGCGGAGCAGACCCCGGACCACGGCCGTCGGTCCAGGTGGGCCAATCGGTAA
- a CDS encoding SpoIIE family protein phosphatase, whose translation MRGAAAPGGAAARARLRGPSRPSRAAEADADPSADRPAERAAPDRAGTPVRGRPTLAYPGAVGPQVAHGEPPPTGLPPERTGGSLFDVVKVAIAILDTAGRVVLWSPAAEEMLGWPSEVLVGRRIDELMTAPELITQARAAIQETLRQGRWHGFTELADRDGAQVRVEARISLLVDGDGTPFLQVALADAGTLRAVERDLAVRDALFEQSPLGIAILDTDLRYTAVNQTLAEMNGVLPEDHVGRTTGETLPERAADEITAIQRQVLATGEPVIDVTLASPLTARSGFRSISYSRMTDRSGRVLGISGTVMDVTERYRAVAKVEHARRRLSLLNEFGSRVGDLLDASRIAQELAGAVVPRLADYAGVILLRAVAHGDDLPRHGHDRRTSLLQLGVASVQDGPEVEVMLRRGARITFSEDSAFGRVLRSGVPELLSGSDELSDISYPGDPKVQAAHDLGVHSRLVVPLRARGIVIGLLLVSRAGYREGFDRDDLAFTVELADRAGSSLDNARLYARERTAALTLQRTLLPQQVPQPTGVEVAYRYVPGSSGTEVGGDWFDVIPLPGDRTALVVGDVMGHGLRAAATMGRLRTAVRTLAGLDLAPELLLRHVHELADDLAQGPDEALLATCVYAVFDPATGKLVATKAGHIPPVLIVPKGEGVDGPVRTGGPLPGGVGQVLDLPSGAPLGVGGVPFESIELEIPEGSLLAMCTDGLVESRDKDLDVGLGRLLSVLEQPYASIQQACEAVLATMEQGREPDDVALLLARLGRGQTGVPTAGWTLPAEPTAVSRARRLVRGALADWTVEHLTDTAELLVSELVTNSVRYASAPIGVRLTLGETLLVEISDPLPDPPRERHAAEGDEGGRGLELVRRLALHWGARAEGVGKTVWFELPLGEYPDLSFGEHPVVLLDDHPEV comes from the coding sequence GTGCGCGGCGCGGCCGCCCCCGGCGGGGCCGCGGCCCGGGCCCGGCTGCGCGGGCCCTCCCGCCCCTCCCGGGCCGCCGAGGCGGACGCCGACCCGTCCGCCGACCGCCCGGCCGAACGCGCCGCCCCCGACCGGGCCGGCACCCCGGTCCGCGGCCGGCCGACGCTCGCGTACCCGGGCGCCGTCGGCCCGCAGGTCGCGCACGGCGAGCCGCCGCCGACCGGGCTGCCGCCGGAGCGCACCGGGGGCAGTCTGTTCGACGTGGTCAAGGTCGCGATCGCGATCCTGGACACCGCGGGGCGGGTGGTGCTGTGGAGCCCGGCGGCCGAGGAGATGCTCGGCTGGCCGAGCGAGGTGCTGGTCGGCCGGCGGATCGACGAGCTGATGACCGCCCCCGAACTGATCACGCAGGCCCGGGCGGCGATCCAGGAGACCCTGCGGCAGGGCCGCTGGCACGGCTTCACCGAACTGGCCGACCGGGACGGCGCGCAGGTCCGGGTGGAGGCCCGGATCTCCCTGCTGGTGGACGGCGACGGCACCCCGTTCCTGCAGGTCGCGCTCGCGGACGCGGGCACCCTGCGAGCCGTCGAGCGCGACCTCGCGGTCCGCGACGCGCTCTTCGAGCAGTCCCCGCTCGGCATCGCGATCCTGGACACCGACCTGCGGTACACGGCCGTCAACCAGACCCTGGCCGAGATGAACGGCGTCCTGCCCGAGGACCACGTCGGCCGCACCACCGGCGAGACCCTGCCCGAGCGGGCCGCCGACGAGATCACCGCGATCCAGCGCCAGGTGCTGGCCACCGGCGAGCCGGTGATCGACGTGACGCTGGCCTCGCCGCTCACCGCCCGCTCCGGCTTCCGCTCGATCTCCTACAGCCGGATGACCGACCGATCCGGCCGGGTGCTCGGCATCTCCGGCACGGTCATGGACGTGACGGAGCGCTACCGCGCGGTGGCCAAGGTGGAGCACGCCCGCCGCCGCCTGTCGCTGCTCAACGAGTTCGGCTCCCGGGTCGGCGACCTGCTGGACGCCTCCCGGATCGCGCAGGAACTGGCCGGCGCCGTGGTGCCGCGGCTGGCCGACTACGCGGGCGTGATCCTGCTGCGGGCGGTCGCGCACGGTGACGACCTGCCCAGGCACGGGCACGACCGGCGGACCTCGCTGCTCCAACTCGGCGTCGCCTCCGTCCAGGACGGCCCCGAGGTCGAGGTGATGCTCCGCAGGGGAGCCCGGATCACCTTCTCGGAGGACTCCGCCTTCGGCCGGGTACTGCGCAGCGGTGTCCCCGAACTTCTCTCGGGCAGCGACGAGTTGAGTGACATCAGCTACCCCGGGGATCCCAAGGTGCAGGCCGCCCACGACCTCGGGGTGCACTCCCGGCTGGTCGTCCCGCTGCGCGCCCGGGGCATCGTGATCGGCCTGCTGCTGGTCAGCCGGGCCGGCTACCGGGAGGGCTTCGACCGGGACGACCTGGCCTTCACCGTCGAGCTCGCCGACCGGGCCGGCTCCTCGCTGGACAACGCCCGGCTGTACGCCCGCGAGCGCACCGCCGCGCTCACCCTCCAGCGCACCCTGCTGCCCCAGCAGGTGCCCCAGCCCACCGGCGTCGAGGTCGCGTACCGCTACGTCCCGGGCAGCAGCGGCACCGAGGTCGGCGGCGACTGGTTCGACGTCATCCCGCTGCCCGGCGACCGCACCGCCCTGGTGGTCGGCGACGTGATGGGCCACGGCCTGCGGGCCGCCGCCACGATGGGCCGGCTGCGCACCGCCGTCCGCACCCTGGCCGGCCTGGACCTCGCCCCCGAGCTGCTGCTGCGGCACGTCCACGAGCTGGCCGACGACCTGGCCCAGGGGCCCGACGAGGCGCTCCTGGCCACCTGCGTGTACGCCGTCTTCGACCCCGCCACCGGCAAGCTGGTGGCCACCAAGGCCGGCCACATCCCGCCCGTCCTGATCGTGCCGAAGGGCGAGGGCGTCGACGGGCCGGTGCGGACCGGCGGACCGCTGCCCGGCGGGGTCGGCCAGGTGCTCGACCTGCCCTCGGGTGCCCCGCTGGGGGTCGGCGGCGTCCCGTTCGAGTCGATCGAGCTGGAGATCCCCGAGGGGAGCCTGCTGGCGATGTGCACCGACGGGCTGGTGGAGTCCCGCGACAAGGACCTGGACGTCGGGCTCGGCCGGCTGCTCAGTGTGCTGGAACAGCCCTACGCCTCGATCCAGCAGGCCTGCGAGGCGGTGCTGGCCACCATGGAGCAGGGCCGTGAGCCGGACGACGTGGCCCTGCTGCTGGCCCGGCTCGGCCGGGGCCAGACCGGGGTGCCGACCGCCGGCTGGACGCTGCCCGCCGAGCCCACCGCCGTCTCCCGGGCCCGCCGGCTGGTCCGCGGCGCACTCGCCGACTGGACCGTGGAACACCTCACCGACACCGCGGAGCTGCTGGTCAGTGAGCTGGTCACCAACTCCGTCCGGTACGCCAGCGCACCGATCGGCGTCCGGCTGACCCTCGGCGAGACCCTGCTGGTGGAGATCTCCGACCCGCTGCCCGACCCGCCCCGGGAGCGGCACGCGGCCGAGGGCGACGAGGGCGGCCGCGGCCTGGAACTGGTGCGCCGGCTCGCCCTGCACTGGGGGGCCAGGGCCGAGGGCGTCGGCAAGACGGTCTGGTTCGAGCTCCCGCTCGGCGAGTACCCGGATCTCTCGTTCGGCGAGCACCCGGTCGTCCTGCTCGACGACCACCCGGAGGTGTGA
- a CDS encoding SpoIIE family protein phosphatase, which produces MPGQPGAPIGARRPVPAPAPPGWGHGAAGSIYDYIRVATFAIGPDGRISQWSDRAAEFFGFPATDAVGADPITTFVPRELWQRGRARLERILDGEEWVGTAPYRDMAGGEGLAELYVMPASTGRDAPGATCLAVDLGRLRTIETELAASEAVFGQTPTGFFLFDPQLRLQRVNDAFAGAVGLAPPDLQGLGPADVFPAGEAERLLVALRKVLSTGAPILDLRFSGAVPVARPVGDGRELARRDENRAWSISLYRLNSTAGHPMGVAGQVQDVTSRHIAEREAAGVRRNLALLNEASSHIGSTLDLETTANELLDVIVPQFCDVANVDLYTALLTGDAGPLTGRPGVLDGCGELRRVAVRSSVGNASSVFGSQGGTVQVAEAGGTLCYPPRSPHARALRTGRSTVPQPGPDPLLRSTLVVPLVARNQVLGLVQLSRAIGSEPFDARDVAIAEELVARAAVCVDNARLYRREHERALILQRSLLPPGKPAASGLEIARRYLPSNNNTEVGGDWFDVIPLPGSRTALVIGDVMGRGLRAAVAMGQLRTAVRTLAMLDLDPAEVLSALDEIARGLGDDTQSGEEISEVYLATCVYAVYDAVKQRCVFANAGHLPPALIAPGEPARMVEVPPGLPLGVGGEPFEEVEVSLTEGTVLGLYTDGLVESRKHQLDEGLRAFREALDSGSRELEQLCDEVLEELNPHHGEDDIALLMAKVVPLAEDSVGDWKLPPELTSVAKARELACRWLLVRGLDELVDTTELLVSELVTNALRHGRGDIRLRLLRDRTMVCEVWDDGYSQPRQRRAQETDEGGRGLQLVSLLAERWGSRRTPKGKIVWFELSL; this is translated from the coding sequence GTGCCCGGTCAGCCGGGTGCCCCGATCGGGGCGCGTCGCCCGGTACCGGCACCCGCGCCCCCCGGCTGGGGCCACGGCGCGGCCGGCTCCATCTACGACTACATCCGGGTCGCCACCTTCGCGATCGGCCCGGACGGCCGGATCAGCCAGTGGAGCGACCGCGCCGCCGAGTTCTTCGGCTTCCCCGCCACCGACGCGGTCGGGGCCGACCCGATCACCACGTTCGTCCCGCGCGAGCTGTGGCAACGCGGCCGGGCCCGGCTGGAGCGGATCCTCGACGGCGAGGAGTGGGTCGGCACCGCCCCGTACCGGGACATGGCCGGCGGCGAGGGACTCGCCGAGCTGTACGTGATGCCGGCCAGCACCGGCCGCGACGCGCCCGGGGCCACCTGCCTCGCCGTCGACCTCGGCCGGCTGCGCACCATCGAGACCGAGCTGGCCGCCTCCGAGGCGGTCTTCGGCCAGACCCCCACCGGCTTCTTCCTGTTCGACCCGCAGCTGCGCCTCCAGCGGGTCAACGACGCCTTCGCCGGCGCCGTCGGCCTGGCCCCGCCGGACCTCCAGGGGCTCGGCCCGGCGGACGTCTTCCCGGCCGGGGAGGCCGAACGCCTGCTGGTGGCCCTGCGCAAGGTGCTGAGCACCGGCGCCCCCATCCTCGACCTGCGGTTCAGCGGCGCGGTGCCGGTCGCCCGGCCGGTCGGCGACGGCCGTGAGCTCGCCCGCCGGGACGAGAACCGGGCCTGGTCGATCTCGCTCTACCGGCTGAACAGCACGGCCGGCCACCCGATGGGCGTGGCCGGGCAGGTGCAGGACGTCACCAGCCGCCACATCGCCGAGCGCGAGGCGGCGGGCGTCCGCCGCAACCTCGCCCTGCTCAACGAGGCGAGCAGCCACATCGGCTCCACCCTCGACCTGGAGACCACCGCCAACGAACTGCTCGACGTGATCGTCCCGCAGTTCTGCGACGTGGCCAACGTCGACCTCTACACCGCCCTGCTGACCGGCGACGCCGGGCCGCTGACCGGCCGACCCGGCGTCCTGGACGGCTGCGGCGAGCTGCGCCGGGTCGCCGTGCGCAGCAGCGTCGGCAACGCCTCCTCGGTGTTCGGCTCGCAGGGCGGCACCGTCCAGGTCGCCGAGGCCGGCGGCACGCTCTGCTACCCGCCCAGGTCCCCGCACGCCCGGGCGCTGCGCACCGGCCGCTCCACCGTGCCGCAGCCCGGCCCGGACCCACTGCTGCGCTCGACCCTGGTCGTCCCGCTGGTCGCCCGCAACCAGGTCCTCGGCCTGGTCCAGCTCTCCCGCGCGATCGGCAGCGAGCCCTTCGACGCCCGCGACGTCGCCATCGCCGAGGAGCTGGTGGCCCGCGCCGCGGTCTGCGTGGACAACGCCCGGCTCTACCGCCGCGAGCACGAGCGCGCCCTGATCCTGCAGCGCAGCCTGCTGCCCCCCGGCAAACCGGCCGCCAGCGGCCTGGAGATCGCCCGCCGGTACCTGCCCAGCAACAACAACACCGAGGTCGGCGGCGACTGGTTCGACGTCATCCCGCTGCCCGGCAGCCGCACCGCGCTGGTCATCGGCGACGTGATGGGCCGCGGCCTGCGCGCGGCCGTCGCGATGGGCCAGCTCCGGACGGCGGTGCGCACCCTCGCCATGCTCGACCTGGACCCGGCCGAGGTGCTCTCGGCGCTGGACGAGATCGCCCGGGGCCTGGGCGACGACACCCAGTCCGGCGAGGAGATCTCCGAGGTCTACCTGGCCACCTGCGTGTACGCCGTCTACGACGCGGTCAAGCAGCGCTGCGTCTTCGCCAACGCGGGCCACCTGCCACCCGCGCTGATCGCCCCGGGCGAGCCGGCCCGGATGGTCGAGGTGCCGCCCGGCCTGCCGCTGGGCGTCGGCGGTGAGCCCTTCGAGGAGGTCGAGGTGTCCCTCACCGAGGGCACCGTGCTCGGCCTCTACACCGACGGCCTGGTGGAGTCCCGCAAGCACCAGCTGGACGAGGGCCTGCGGGCCTTCCGGGAGGCCCTGGACAGCGGCTCCCGCGAGCTGGAGCAGCTCTGCGACGAGGTGCTGGAGGAGCTCAACCCGCACCACGGCGAGGACGACATCGCCCTGCTGATGGCCAAGGTCGTGCCGCTGGCGGAGGACTCGGTCGGCGACTGGAAGCTGCCGCCGGAGCTCACCTCCGTCGCCAAGGCCCGCGAGCTGGCCTGCCGCTGGCTGCTGGTGCGGGGCCTGGACGAGCTGGTCGACACCACCGAACTGCTGGTCAGCGAGCTGGTCACGAACGCGCTGCGGCACGGCCGCGGCGACATCCGGCTCAGGCTGCTGCGGGACCGCACGATGGTCTGCGAGGTCTGGGACGACGGCTACTCCCAGCCGCGGCAGCGCCGTGCCCAGGAGACCGACGAGGGCGGCCGCGGCCTGCAACTGGTCAGCCTGCTGGCGGAGCGCTGGGGCAGCCGCCGGACGCCCAAGGGCAAGATCGTCTGGTTCGAGCTCTCCCTCTAG
- a CDS encoding ABC transporter family substrate-binding protein: MRANQVVAVAIALLLAGTAAGCSDDPAPSTAAADLGGTDRSTVREGGTLRWAVDAVPTTLNVHQPEATADSALLAHALLPSLFRLDTHARASADPDYLVSAESTPPGQRPQTVTYRLNPKAVWSDGTPVSAADFTAQWKALSGSDPAYHSDHPAGYAGIESVTQGADPHEVRVVLTQPYAAWRALFSPLYPAAVTGTPEAFNQPLADTFRTSAGPFTVAAYDAAGGKVALARNPRWWGEPAKAEELDFLAVPAADRLDALDQDRLDIAALTASVDHAVPAAGAGSAAPPDAAAAAEASAQALKRAEALPGLTLHRAAAAAFTQLTLNSSRGALADQAVRRAVARAVDRQKTATAALGPLGLKAAALGNHLLMTDQDGYRDNSSALGDTPAADLLDQAGWRANGATRSKDGKELSLTLLIPDGSATARRTADELAAELTAAGIAVKPQAVAPETFVAQHLATGDFDLALFSWPATGYPGGEDRALYAKPRPGPDGLPVVGLNYARTGSEEIDQLLDRAAAELDPAAQRDLLQKADARIWQLVHSVPLYQRPDLVAVRNSVAGAGAYGFTSPRFQDVGFLKG, from the coding sequence ATGCGCGCCAACCAGGTCGTCGCGGTGGCCATCGCCCTGCTGCTGGCCGGTACCGCGGCCGGTTGCTCGGACGACCCCGCACCCTCAACCGCCGCCGCCGACCTCGGCGGCACCGACCGGTCGACCGTCCGTGAGGGCGGCACCCTGCGGTGGGCCGTGGACGCCGTTCCGACGACCCTGAACGTCCACCAGCCCGAGGCCACCGCCGACTCCGCGCTGCTGGCCCACGCGCTGCTCCCGAGCCTGTTCCGGCTCGATACGCACGCCCGTGCCAGCGCCGACCCGGACTACCTGGTGTCCGCCGAGTCCACCCCGCCGGGGCAGCGCCCGCAGACCGTCACCTACCGGCTCAACCCCAAGGCGGTGTGGAGCGACGGCACCCCGGTCTCCGCCGCCGACTTCACCGCCCAGTGGAAGGCCCTGTCCGGCAGCGACCCGGCCTACCACAGCGACCACCCGGCCGGGTACGCCGGAATCGAGTCGGTCACCCAGGGCGCCGACCCGCACGAGGTCAGGGTCGTCCTGACGCAGCCGTACGCGGCCTGGCGGGCCTTGTTCAGCCCGCTCTACCCGGCGGCCGTCACGGGCACCCCGGAGGCCTTCAACCAACCGCTGGCCGACACCTTCAGGACCTCGGCCGGCCCGTTCACCGTGGCGGCGTACGACGCGGCCGGCGGCAAGGTCGCGCTGGCCCGCAACCCGCGCTGGTGGGGGGAGCCGGCCAAGGCCGAGGAGCTGGACTTCCTGGCCGTCCCGGCCGCCGACCGGCTGGACGCGCTGGACCAGGACCGGCTGGACATCGCCGCGCTGACCGCCTCCGTCGACCACGCCGTGCCGGCCGCCGGCGCGGGCTCCGCGGCGCCCCCGGACGCGGCGGCCGCCGCCGAGGCCTCCGCGCAGGCCCTCAAGCGCGCCGAGGCGCTGCCCGGCCTCACCCTGCACCGGGCGGCCGCCGCCGCCTTCACCCAGCTCACCCTGAACTCCTCCCGGGGCGCCCTGGCCGACCAAGCCGTCCGCCGTGCCGTCGCCCGCGCGGTCGACCGCCAGAAGACCGCCACCGCCGCGCTCGGCCCGCTCGGCCTCAAGGCCGCCGCGCTCGGCAACCACCTGCTGATGACGGACCAGGACGGCTACCGGGACAACAGCTCGGCCCTCGGCGACACCCCCGCCGCCGACCTGCTCGACCAGGCGGGGTGGCGGGCGAACGGCGCCACCCGCAGCAAGGACGGCAAGGAGCTGAGCCTCACCCTGCTGATCCCGGACGGCTCCGCCACCGCCCGCCGGACCGCGGACGAGCTGGCCGCCGAGCTCACCGCGGCCGGAATCGCGGTCAAGCCGCAGGCGGTCGCCCCGGAGACCTTCGTGGCGCAGCACCTGGCCACCGGCGACTTCGACCTGGCCCTTTTCTCCTGGCCGGCCACCGGCTACCCGGGCGGCGAGGACCGCGCGCTGTACGCCAAGCCGCGGCCCGGCCCGGACGGCCTGCCGGTGGTCGGCCTGAACTACGCCAGGACCGGCAGCGAGGAGATCGACCAGCTGCTCGACCGGGCGGCCGCCGAGCTGGACCCGGCGGCCCAGCGTGACCTGCTGCAGAAGGCCGACGCGCGGATCTGGCAGCTGGTCCACTCCGTTCCGCTCTACCAGCGGCCCGACCTGGTGGCCGTCCGTAACAGCGTGGCCGGCGCCGGGGCGTACGGCTTCACCAGCCCCCGCTTCCAGGACGTGGGCTTCCTCAAGGGCTGA
- the typA gene encoding translational GTPase TypA, with amino-acid sequence MPTRNDIRNVAIVAHVDHGKTTLVDAMLKQAGAFAAHQHLDDRMMDSNDLEREKGITILAKNTAVKYHPKEGGAPITINIIDTPGHADFGGEVERGLSMVDAVVLLVDASEGPLPQTRFVLRKALTAKLPVILCINKTDRPDARIDEVINETYDLFLDLDATEEQIEFPIVYACARDGVASMTKPEDGTVPADSDSLEPFFSTILEHVPAPVFDEEAPLQAHVTNLDADNFLGRIALCRVEQGELRKGQQVAWMKRDGSVQQVKITELLMTEALTRKPAEVAGPGDICAVAGIPDIMIGETLADLENPVALPLITVDEPAISMVIGTNTSPLVGKGGKGHKVTARMVKDRLDRELIGNVSLRVLPTERPDAWEVQGRGELALAILVETMRRELFELTVGKPQVVTKVINGKVHEPVERMTIDSPEEYLGAITQLMATRKGRMETMTNHGSGWVRMEFIVPSRGLIGFRTQFLTDTRGTGIAHSIFEGHEPWFGELRMRNNGSLVADRAGVVTPFAMMGIQERGTLFVEPTTEVYEGMIVGENSRQDDMDINITKEKKLTNMRAASSDTTENLVPPRKLSLEQSLEFCREDECIEVTPETVRIRKVVLDQKERGRTASRAKKN; translated from the coding sequence ATGCCCACGCGCAATGACATCCGCAACGTTGCCATCGTCGCCCACGTCGACCACGGCAAGACCACGCTGGTCGACGCCATGCTGAAGCAGGCCGGCGCCTTCGCCGCCCACCAGCACCTCGACGACCGAATGATGGACTCGAACGACCTGGAGCGCGAGAAGGGCATCACCATTCTCGCGAAGAACACGGCCGTCAAGTACCACCCCAAGGAGGGTGGCGCCCCGATCACGATCAACATCATCGACACCCCGGGCCACGCCGACTTCGGTGGCGAGGTCGAGCGCGGTCTGTCGATGGTGGACGCGGTCGTCCTGCTGGTCGACGCGTCCGAGGGTCCGCTGCCGCAGACCCGCTTCGTGCTCCGCAAGGCCCTGACCGCGAAGCTCCCGGTCATCCTGTGCATCAACAAGACCGACCGTCCGGACGCCCGGATCGACGAGGTCATCAACGAGACCTACGACCTCTTCCTGGACCTGGACGCCACCGAGGAGCAGATCGAGTTCCCGATCGTCTACGCCTGTGCGCGTGACGGCGTCGCCTCGATGACCAAGCCCGAGGACGGCACCGTCCCGGCCGACAGCGACTCGCTGGAGCCGTTCTTCTCGACGATCCTCGAGCACGTCCCGGCCCCGGTGTTCGACGAGGAGGCCCCGCTCCAGGCCCACGTCACCAACCTGGACGCCGACAACTTCCTCGGCCGTATCGCGCTCTGCCGCGTCGAGCAGGGCGAGCTGCGCAAGGGCCAGCAGGTCGCGTGGATGAAGCGGGACGGCTCGGTCCAGCAGGTCAAGATCACCGAGCTGCTGATGACCGAGGCGCTCACCCGCAAGCCGGCCGAGGTGGCCGGTCCCGGCGACATCTGCGCCGTCGCGGGTATCCCGGACATCATGATCGGTGAGACCCTGGCCGACCTGGAGAACCCGGTCGCCCTGCCGCTGATCACCGTGGACGAGCCGGCCATCTCGATGGTCATCGGCACCAACACCTCGCCGCTGGTCGGCAAGGGCGGCAAGGGCCACAAGGTCACCGCCCGCATGGTGAAGGACCGCCTGGACCGCGAGCTGATCGGTAACGTCTCGCTGCGCGTGCTGCCGACCGAGCGTCCGGACGCCTGGGAGGTCCAGGGCCGCGGTGAGCTGGCGCTGGCGATCCTGGTCGAGACCATGCGCCGGGAGCTGTTCGAGCTGACCGTCGGCAAGCCGCAGGTGGTCACCAAGGTCATCAACGGCAAGGTGCACGAGCCGGTCGAGCGGATGACCATCGACAGCCCCGAGGAGTACCTCGGTGCGATCACCCAGCTGATGGCGACCCGCAAGGGCCGTATGGAGACCATGACGAACCACGGCTCCGGCTGGGTCCGCATGGAGTTCATCGTGCCCTCGCGCGGCCTGATCGGCTTCCGTACCCAGTTCCTCACGGACACCCGCGGCACCGGCATCGCGCACTCCATCTTCGAGGGCCACGAGCCGTGGTTCGGCGAGCTGCGGATGCGCAACAACGGCTCGCTGGTGGCCGACCGGGCGGGCGTCGTGACGCCGTTCGCCATGATGGGCATCCAGGAGCGCGGCACGCTGTTCGTCGAGCCCACGACCGAGGTGTACGAGGGCATGATCGTCGGCGAGAACTCGCGCCAGGACGACATGGACATCAACATCACCAAGGAGAAGAAGCTCACCAACATGCGTGCGGCTTCCTCGGACACCACCGAGAACCTGGTGCCGCCGCGCAAGCTCTCGCTGGAGCAGTCCCTGGAGTTCTGCCGCGAGGACGAGTGCATCGAGGTGACCCCGGAGACCGTGCGTATCCGCAAGGTCGTCCTGGACCAGAAGGAGCGCGGCCGTACGGCCTCGCGCGCCAAGAAGAACTGA